GAAGCTTTGATGTCGCCGAATCAGTCAGTAGGCGAACTGGTGCCCTGCGTTGCGGTTTCGAACCGCTGGAGAACGACACACTTTATCGGCGCAGCGTCAACCCGTCTCCGGCACCGGGCGCTCGCTGACCTGCATCCCGAAAGCTGGACTTGGGTCCGTGGGAGCAGATTATTTACGGGGAGTTCGATGGCCGACGGAAGAAGCGCTTACTCGTGAAAATCATCGGCGAGTGATTGACCGCTCCGTAGTCATCGGTCCAGGACGGCCCGATGGGTGCTCCCGCCTTACCGGGAAACCAGACCGACGAGATCACTGCGGTTGACGGCGCCATAGGAACGGCTGTCGTCGCTGACGGGCCGGTTGTCGCCCAGCACAAAATAGCAGTCCCTGGCGATCGCAAAGGTGCGGTTTCCCATTTCCCTGGGGGCGGTGTAGGTCTGGGTCGGCAGATAAGCCTCGGTCAGCGGGCGTCCATTGATGTAAACCTGGCCACGCCGCACTTGAATGGAGTCCGATGGCAGGCCGACGACCCGTTTGATCATGAGTTCTCCCCGTTCGCGGTCGCGCACGACCACAATATCGCCGCGCCGATAGCCGCGAAAGAACGGGAGCCAGCAATTGACCAGGCAATAATTGCCGGGTTTCAATGTGGGCAGCATGCTTTCCCCCTCCACCACGACCGTCGAAAGCACGAAGTGTTGGGCGAGTAGGAATGTGATGGTGGACCAAAGGAGGGTGCACAGGAGGATGTAGCCCCGCCGCGTTTCCGGCTTGATCAGGCCAAGGCCGCCGCACCTGATTCCCTTCGCTTCCCGGTCTTGAAGTTCCATACTGCGTTACGTCCGCTGCAATTGCCGCACGAAACCTGTTCGCGTTTCGTCCTGCCGCGCCAGAAATTCGCCCTGCAGTTTCAGTGCCAGCCCAGAGTGTCAGGGTCACACCGTTTTTCCGCGAACAATTCCGCTGCTGGTTGGACGTGGAAAAGCATCGGGTGTTCAACCGGCATTGGAGTTGCAATGCAAATGTGCTTCGGTCTTGAGCAGTGCTGGCCGGCAGAAAACCCGGCGTGACTCGATTAAACGGGATTTGATTTCCCGGGTTGAGCCGCTCCGGTCCCGCTCGTACGAAAAGCAGATTATCGGGCGGAACGCATCGGCCATGACCGAAAGGAACAAAAAATGACCTGGCCACCCTCGGCGAACAACTCGACGCATCCGTCCTCCGGCGCCACGTACAACACACAACACGCGCTGCCGCTTCCCTGTCAGCCGACATGGCGCGAGCAATGGCTTTGGGAACGAGTTTGTGCAGCGAGTCGTCTGCAATTGCTTGTGAAGCGCAGAGGAAAGCCGCGGAGAGAAGCGCCGCGGCGATTGGTTCCGCGCCCGCGGTTTGTCGCGTTTGCGTTTGCCAGTGTGGATGGTCGTTGGCACCATGCCGATCAAACCCATATGCGACAACAGGACTTTTTAGGAGTCATTTCTTATGTTCAAAGCCATCGCCGCGACCATGTTTGCTGTGATTTTCGCCTCCGCGAACGCAGCCGAGCCGTTCCGCAAGACCCTGACCAGCGCGGAGCATAACCTCCGCGTTGATCGGTGGGAGATCACCGGCCGCGGCCTGAAACTTGCGAAGAGCGGGGACTGGTCCGTGCGCAAATTCACGCTTCACGGCGGCAAACAGGAGGGTGTGGATCTGATCGTCGTGGACAATGGCCGGCTCAAGTTCATCGTGATTCCGACGCGCGGGATGGGCGTGCTGAAGGTCGAGCTGGGTGACGTGCGCCTCGGCTGGGACTCGCCCGTGAAGGAAGTCGTCCATCCGCAATTCATCAATCTGCAGAGTCGCGGCGGACTCGGCTGGCTCGAAGGATTCAACGAATGGCTTGTGAGGTGCGGCCTGGAATACGCCGGCCACCCCGGCAAGGACAAATTCATCAACAATGTAGGCGACGAAGCCGAGATGGATCTCACCGTGCACGGGCGCACCGCGAACATCCCGGCGTCAGAGGTCGAGGTGGTGATCGACCGCGACGCGCCCCACCGTATTCACGTTCGTGGGCGGGTGGACGAACGAATGTTCTACGGCCCGAAGCTCGAACTGCGGACCGAGATCTCGACCGAACCCGGTTCGAACTCGATTCGCATCGAGGATTCGATCAAGAACCTGGGCGCGTTCGACCAGGAGTTCCAGATCATCTATCACTCCAACTACGGCCCGCCTTTGCTGGAGAAAGGCGCAAAATTCATCGGCGCGATCAAACGCGTGACACCTTTCAACGCGCGTGCCGCCGAGGGTATGAAACAGTTGACCGATTACGAAGGGCCAACCAAGG
The nucleotide sequence above comes from Candidatus Angelobacter sp.. Encoded proteins:
- the lepB gene encoding signal peptidase I, with translation MELQDREAKGIRCGGLGLIKPETRRGYILLCTLLWSTITFLLAQHFVLSTVVVEGESMLPTLKPGNYCLVNCWLPFFRGYRRGDIVVVRDRERGELMIKRVVGLPSDSIQVRRGQVYINGRPLTEAYLPTQTYTAPREMGNRTFAIARDCYFVLGDNRPVSDDSRSYGAVNRSDLVGLVSR
- a CDS encoding aldose 1-epimerase family protein, whose product is MFKAIAATMFAVIFASANAAEPFRKTLTSAEHNLRVDRWEITGRGLKLAKSGDWSVRKFTLHGGKQEGVDLIVVDNGRLKFIVIPTRGMGVLKVELGDVRLGWDSPVKEVVHPQFINLQSRGGLGWLEGFNEWLVRCGLEYAGHPGKDKFINNVGDEAEMDLTVHGRTANIPASEVEVVIDRDAPHRIHVRGRVDERMFYGPKLELRTEISTEPGSNSIRIEDSIKNLGAFDQEFQIIYHSNYGPPLLEKGAKFIGAIKRVTPFNARAAEGMKQLTDYEGPTKGFIEQVYCVYPYADESGRTLAMLENAAGDRAVSLAFQVGQLPYFTLWKNTTALEEGYVTGLEPGTGFPYNRRIERQFGRVPKLKPGESRRFTIDFAIHTGRDEIKRVADQIERIRAGRTTQVDAEPAKAE